One segment of Plasmodium vivax chromosome 14, whole genome shotgun sequence DNA contains the following:
- a CDS encoding hypothetical protein, conserved (encoded by transcript PVX_123550A) codes for MTITLDSFNEQKVHNNQNKRKYNCRLNFKRFTKRRNNYNEDNRDSKINIKTALIKNEVISDDNDEFIDSNLMRTCHRFRLYKHSSNKIDIYYPYDKKKLDKYDYERDQTFCSLTDIEDVVNNGDDKSSKFFYYKNKSLNDYKSCFEKKNKKTKWFRLRKKKKKDHAMDESLKYLNESVCSNYKEANKNNKLDNSSKYSKNCVINTTVNGIRGFSAWIF; via the coding sequence atgactaTTACATTAGATAGCTTTAATGAGCAAAAAGTGCataataatcaaaataaaagaaaatacaatTGCAGACTGAATTTTAAAAGGTTTACAAAGAGAAGGAATAACTACAACGAAGATAACAGAGACagcaaaattaacataaagaCAGCATTAATCAAAAATGAGGTCATAAGTGATGATAACGACGAATTTATAGATAGCAATTTGATGAGGACATGCCACAGATTCAGACTGTACAAGCACAGTAGCAACAAAATAGACATTTACTACCCCTATGATAAGAAGAAACTAGATAAGTATGACTATGAGAGGGACCAGACCTTCTGTTCTTTAACCGACATAGAAGACGTTGTGAACAATGGAGATGACAAAagcagcaaatttttttactataaaaataaaagcttaAATGATTACAAGTCTTgctttgaaaagaaaaacaaaaagacgAAATGGTTCCGAttgagaaagaagaaaaaaaaagaccacGCAATGGACGAAAGCCTCAAATACCTGAACGAGTCCGTGTGCTCAAATTATAAAGAAGCCAACAAGAACAACAAGTTGGACAATTCGTCCAAGTACTCGAAGAACTGCGTTATAAACACGACCGTGAATGGCATAAGGGGCTTTTCAGCGTGGATCTTCTGA
- a CDS encoding hypothetical protein, conserved (encoded by transcript PVX_123555A) — protein MAFFRTNKIHKKGNSKCSHKLERHILSGPLEGGQSLESGEEEGDESYEVGAKDGWDPCAGSKKEETNERRGKADDEEGDAESHSSGTTANSDENDDNTENVTNVQCESIAQYLDGDFLWSVINALNEGQKKSPAVRLRGGDEHAEQGMHNKMPQIYISKKYIDVGCLAAWKLSSSKSKSDTKKLKDNNVNTYWQSSGIGPHTITIQFFKLTKISKIYLLFNYLLDESYTPYEISIKVGNDENRLDVLCTTFCDVNKHPVDEPFWFVIDLAKFQLLSYLYNYNMSTFKRSNFIYCRYLQICVMSSQHYGRDTRIRQVKIFGPTYPFYKHDKSLIL, from the coding sequence ATGGCTTTTTttagaacaaataaaatacacaaaaagggaaattccAAATGTAGTCATAAATTGGAGAGGCACATTTTAAGTGGCCCTCTGGAGGGAGGACAGTCGCTCGAAagtggagaagaagaaggggatGAAAGTTATGAAGTTGGGGCAAAAGACGGATGGGACCCATGTGCAGGctccaaaaaggaggagacaAACGAAAGAAGAGGTAAAGCagatgatgaagaagggGACGCAGAATCTCACTCGAGTGGTACTACTGCCAATTCGGATGAAAATGATGATAACACGGAAAACGTGACAAATGTGCAATGTGAAAGCATCGCGCAGTACCTGGATGGAGACTTCCTATGGAGCGTGATCAACGCGTTGAacgaggggcaaaaaaaaagtcctgCAGTGCGCTTAAGGGGTGGAGATGAACATGCTGAACAGGGCATGCACAACAAAATGCCCCAAATTTatataagcaaaaaatatatcgaCGTGGGGTGCCTCGCTGCTTGGAAATTGTCAAGCAGTAAAAGCAAATCggacacaaaaaaattaaaagacaATAATGTGAACACATACTGGCAGTCCTCCGGAATAGGACCACACACAATCacaatacaattttttaaacttacaaaaatttccaaaatatatttactctttaattatttattagaCGAATCTTACACGCCTTACGAAATATCCATCAAAGTAGGAAACGATGAAAATCGTCTCGATGTTTTATGTACCACCTTTTGCGATGTGAATAAACACCCTGTGGATGAACCTTTTTGGTTTGTTATTGACTTGGCAAAATTTCAACTCCTCTCTTACTTGTATAATTACAATATGAGCACCTTCAAGCGTTCGAATTTTATATACTGCCGTTACTTACAAATTTGTGTCATGTCGAGTCAGCACTATGGGCGGGACACGCGCATACGGCAAGTAAAAATTTTCGGCCCCACCTATCCTTTTTATAAGCATGATAAATCGCTCATTTTGTGA
- a CDS encoding hypothetical protein, conserved (encoded by transcript PVX_123560A), producing the protein MYKDSEKNDYKKNDAEKKGEGKNEKVIIRVKRKVDEITIPSIYVKKSNKRVCNGIFYKHIDTVIPEVDIEKKNVECVNLFLKHEQYHSSCSDLSPLAERKRKFNSFKGYEKDLKEAINNLKRYKIVNQNIQYVDLDAQKKGIYKIIDVDLLQEGGYADGGVNAGKDVGEDADAARTDEPNEHTQGQAEKDPRSKTEQEYEYDLYIVDDQKIEVNDYMDYLYHIKNNHVDSSEVIVLEDVYGNNSNEYDSKSFSSSSSDRDTVKEMSDYPDESSSSDAGSDACSDACSDACSDVCSGVCSGVSSVDGRGDDPVSSDCYEGSVGSDYHLENNLDVGSHENNFPSDFYDGNSEDQLSNCSEDNPFGANVKDAGSDENLFKSRRCGMNNWGSYIKGKSPQSGYNSHNGYAKQNGLSHLNGSSGNAFTSNHLSSNPLSRDFPQKNPPKKNERKTHARSKKMNSLIFEEKIKDELEKRLKKKKENMINVTLSEKLKILEQMENEYYDK; encoded by the coding sequence atgtataaggacagcgaaaaaaacgattacaaaaaaaacgacgccgagaaaaaaggggagggaaaaaacgaaaaggttATAATCAGAGTGAAAAGAAAAGTCGATGAGATAACCATCCCGTCAATTTACGTGAAAAAGTCCAACAAAAGAGTATGCAATGgaatattttacaaacacATCGACACGGTAATTCCCGAGGTAGATAtagagaagaaaaatgtcGAATGTGTTAACTTGTTCCTAAAGCATGAACAGTACCACAGCAGTTGCAGTGATTTGTCACCCCTTGCcgagagaaagagaaaattcAACTCCTTTAAGGGGTATGAAAAGGATTTAAAGGAAgccataaataatttaaaaaggtacaaaatAGTGAACCAGAATATTCAGTACGTCGATTTGGACgcgcagaaaaaaggaatttacaaaattatcgATGTGGATTTGCTGCAAGAAGGGGGCTACGCTGATGGGGGGGTCAACGCGGGGAAGGATGTAGGTGAAGATGCCGATGCTGCTCGAACGGATGAGCCGAATGAGCACACACAGGGGCAGGCGGAGAAGGACCCACGCAGCAAAACAGAGCAGGAATATGAATACGATTTGTACATCGTAGATGATCAGAAAATAGAGGTAAACGATTATATGGATTATCTGTAccacattaaaaataatcatgTAGATTCTTCGGAGGTTATTGTGTTGGAGGATGTGTATGGCAACAACTCCAACGAGTATGACTCGAAGTCCTTTTCCTCGTCCAGCTCCGATCGAGACACAGTGAAGGAAATGTCGGATTACCCCGACGAGAGCTCGAGCAGTGATGCCGGTAGCGATGCCTGTAGCGATGCCTGTAGCGATGCGTGCAGCGATGTGTGCAGCGGCGTCTGCAGCGGCGTGAGCAGCGTTGATGGCCGTGGCGACGATCCTGTGAGTAGCGACTGCTACGAAGGAAGCGTGGGAAGTGATTATCACCTGGAGAATAATTTGGACGTCGGTTCGCACGAGAACAACTTCCCCAGCGACTTCTACGATGGGAATTCCGAGGACCAGCTTAGCAACTGCAGTGAGGATAACCCTTTCGGGGCCAACGTTAAGGATGCTGGCAGTGATGAAAACCTGTTTAAAAGCAGGCGGTGTGGCATGAACAACTGGGGGAGCTACATCAAGGGGAAGTCACCCCAAAGCGGATACAATAGCCACAACGGTTACGCTAAACAAAATGGCCTTAGCCACCTCAACGGAAGCAGTGGGAATGCCTTTACTAGCAACCACCTCAGTAGCAACCCCCTCAGCAGGGACTTCCCCCAGAAGAACCCCCCcaagaaaaacgaaaggaAAACCCACGCGCgcagtaaaaaaatgaactccCTAATCtttgaagagaaaataaaggaCGAGTTAGAAAaacggttaaaaaaaaaaaaggaaaatatgaTAAACGTGACGTTATCGGAGAAGCTAAAAATTCTGGAGCAGATGGAAAACGAGTACTATGATAAGTAG
- a CDS encoding hypothetical protein, conserved (encoded by transcript PVX_123565A) produces the protein MIVENNLPEINEAYDVIYEEVKLEDFEFDETIKTFFYPCPCGDIFEVTLEGILKGEDVLRCPSCSLTIKIVYSPNDLKKYTSDA, from the coding sequence ATGATAGTTGAAAATAACCTTCCAGAAATTAATGAGGCATATGACGTTATATACGAAGAAGTAAAATTAGAAGATTTCGAATTTGACGAAACgattaaaacatttttttacccatgcCCCTGCGGAGACATTTTTGAAGTAACTCTGGAAGGCATTTTAAAGGGCGAAGATGTTTTAAGATGCCCAAGCTGCTCATTAACCATTAAAATAGTATACAGCCCGAATGACTTGAAGAAGTATACTTCGGATGCGTAA